The following are from one region of the Bos mutus isolate GX-2022 chromosome 18, NWIPB_WYAK_1.1, whole genome shotgun sequence genome:
- the BBS2 gene encoding BBSome complex member BBS2 isoform X2, protein MLQPVFTLKLRHKISPRMVAVGRYDGTHPCLAAATQAGKVFIHNPHSRSQHLGAPRVLQSPLESDVSLLNINQTVSCLTAGVLNPELGYDALLVGTQTNLLAYDVYNNSDLFYREATDGANAIVLGTLGDITSPLAIIGGNCALQGFNHEGNDLFWTVTGDNVHSLALCDFDGDGKKELLVGSEDFDIRVFKEDEIVAEMSETEIITSLCPMYGSRFGYALSNGTVGVYDKTARYWRIKSKNQAMSIHAFDLNSDGVCELITGWSNGKVDARSDRTGEVIFKDNFSSAIAGVVEGDYRMEGCQQLICCSVDGEIRGYLPGTAEMRGNLMDISVEQDLIRELSQKKQNLLLELRNYEENAKAELSSPLNEADGHRGVIPANTKLHTALSVSLGSEAQAAHAELCISTSNDTIIRAVLIFAEGVFAGESHVVHPSVHHLSSSVRIPITPPKDIPVDLHLKTFVGYRSSTQFHVFELTRQLPRFSMYALTSPDPASEPLSYVNFIIAERAQRVVMWLNQNFLLPEDTNIQNAPFQVCFTSLRNGGQLYIKIKLSGEITVNTDDIDLAGDIIQSMASFFAIEDLQVEADFPVYFEELRKVLVKVDEYHSVHQKLSADMADNSNLIRSLLVRAEDARLMRDMKTMKNRYMELYDLNKDLLNGYKIRCNNHTELLGSLKAVNQAIQRAGHLRVGKPKNQVITACRDAIRSNNINMLFRIMRVGTASS, encoded by the exons ATGCTGCAGCCCGTGTTCACCCTGAAACTACGCCACAAAATCAGCCCCCGCATGGTGGCCGTAGGGCGCTACGACGGGACTCACCCGTGCCTGGCGGCCGCTACCCAAGCGGGCAAG gtttttaTTCACAACCCTCATTCACGGAGCCAGCATCTCGGTGCACCCAGGGTCCTCCAGAGCCCCCTGGAGTCTGATGTTTCACTTCTTAACATTAACCAGACAGTCAGCTGCCTGACTGCAGGAGTACTGAACCCTGAACTTGGCTATGATGCTCTTTTAGTGGGAACACAGACCAATCTGTTGGCTTATGATGTCTACAATAATTCAGATTTATTCTACAGAGAGGCAA CAGATGGGGCCAATGCAATTGTGCTGGGGACGTTGGGAGACATTACCTCTCCTCTTGCAATTATTGGTGGAAATTGTGCTCTGCAGGGTTTCAATCATGAAGGAAATGATCTCTTTTGGACG GTGACTGGAGATAACGTTCACTCCTTGGCCTTGTGTGACTTTGATGGTGATGGGAAGAAAGAG CTTCTTGTTGGATCTGAGGATTTTGATATCCGAGTTTTCAAAGAAGATGAGATTGTGGCAGAAATGTCAGAAACAGAG ATCATCACCTCTCTTTGCCCCATGTATGGCAGTCGATTTGGTTATGCCCTTTCCAATGGCACCGTTGGAGTTTATGACAAAACAGCCCGATACTGGAGAATTAAA TCCAAAAATCAAGCCATGAGTATTCATGCTTTTGACCTTAACTCTGATGGAGTGTGTGAACTGATAACTGGTTGGTCCAATGGGAAG GTCGATGCTCGAAGTGACCGGACTGGGGAGGTCATCTTTAAGGACAACTTTTCATCTGCGATTGCTGGTGTGGTGGAGGGAGATTACCGGATGGAGGGCTGTCAACAGTTAATCTGCTGCTCGGTGGATGGAGAAA TCCGAGGCTACCTGCCGGGCACGGCTGAGATGAGAGGCAACCTCATGGACATCAGCGTAGAGCAGGACCTGATCCGAGAGCTGAGTCAGAAAAAACAGAACCTGTTGCTGGAGCTTCGCAACTATGAGGAAAACGCCAAG GCTGAGCTGAGCAGTCCACTGAACGAGGCTGATGGGCATCGGGGCGTGATCCCGGCCAACACCAAGCTCCACACCGCCCTCTCCGTCAGCCTGGGGAGCGAGGCGCAGGCCGCCCATGCCGAGCTGTGCATTTCCACCTCTAATG ACACCATCATCCGAGCAGTGTTGATTTTTGCGGAGGGCGTTTTTGCAGGTGAAAGCCACGTGGTGCACCCCAGTGTCCACCACCTCTCCAGCTCCGTCCGCATCCCCATCACACCTCCCAAGGACATCCCCGTGGACCTGCACTTGAAAACCTTCGTGGGCTACAGGAGCAG CACCCAGTTTCACGTGTTTGAGCTGACAAGACAGCTACCCCGATTCTCCATGTATGCGCTCACCAGCCCGGACCCTGCCAGTGAGCCCCTCAGTTACGTCAACTTTATCATCGCAGAACGGGCCCAGAGG GTTGTTATGTGGCTCAACCAGAACTTTCTGTTACCAGAGGATACTAACATTCAGAACGCTCCATTTCAAGTGTGTTTCACATCCCTACGGAACGGTGGCCAGctatatataaagataaaactTAGTGGAGAG ATCACTGTAAATACTGATGATATCGATTTGGCTGGTGATATCATCCAGTCGATGGCATCGTTTTTCGCTATTGAAGACCTTCAGGTCGAAGCCGATTTCCCTGTCTACTTTGAAGAATTACGAAAGGTGCTAGTTAAG GTGGATGAATACCACTCAGTGCATCAAAAGCTCAGTGCTGACATGGCTGATAACTCTAACCTGATCCGTAGTTTGCTGGTCCGAGCTGAAGATGCCCGTCTGATGAGGGACAT GAAAACGATGAAGAATCGCTATATGGAACTCTATGACCTTAATAAAGACTTGCTCAATGGATATAAAATTCGCTGTAACAATCACACAGAACTGTTGGGAAGCCTCAAAGCGGTAAATCAAGCCATTCAAAGAGCAGGTCATCTGCGTG
- the BBS2 gene encoding BBSome complex member BBS2 isoform X1, with protein MLQPVFTLKLRHKISPRMVAVGRYDGTHPCLAAATQAGKVFIHNPHSRSQHLGAPRVLQSPLESDVSLLNINQTVSCLTAGVLNPELGYDALLVGTQTNLLAYDVYNNSDLFYREVADGANAIVLGTLGDITSPLAIIGGNCALQGFNHEGNDLFWTVTGDNVHSLALCDFDGDGKKELLVGSEDFDIRVFKEDEIVAEMSETEIITSLCPMYGSRFGYALSNGTVGVYDKTARYWRIKSKNQAMSIHAFDLNSDGVCELITGWSNGKVDARSDRTGEVIFKDNFSSAIAGVVEGDYRMEGCQQLICCSVDGEIRGYLPGTAEMRGNLMDISVEQDLIRELSQKKQNLLLELRNYEENAKAELSSPLNEADGHRGVIPANTKLHTALSVSLGSEAQAAHAELCISTSNDTIIRAVLIFAEGVFAGESHVVHPSVHHLSSSVRIPITPPKDIPVDLHLKTFVGYRSSTQFHVFELTRQLPRFSMYALTSPDPASEPLSYVNFIIAERAQRVVMWLNQNFLLPEDTNIQNAPFQVCFTSLRNGGQLYIKIKLSGEITVNTDDIDLAGDIIQSMASFFAIEDLQVEADFPVYFEELRKVLVKVDEYHSVHQKLSADMADNSNLIRSLLVRAEDARLMRDMKTMKNRYMELYDLNKDLLNGYKIRCNNHTELLGSLKAVNQAIQRAGHLRVGKPKNQVITACRDAIRSNNINMLFRIMRVGTASS; from the exons ATGCTGCAGCCCGTGTTCACCCTGAAACTACGCCACAAAATCAGCCCCCGCATGGTGGCCGTAGGGCGCTACGACGGGACTCACCCGTGCCTGGCGGCCGCTACCCAAGCGGGCAAG gtttttaTTCACAACCCTCATTCACGGAGCCAGCATCTCGGTGCACCCAGGGTCCTCCAGAGCCCCCTGGAGTCTGATGTTTCACTTCTTAACATTAACCAGACAGTCAGCTGCCTGACTGCAGGAGTACTGAACCCTGAACTTGGCTATGATGCTCTTTTAGTGGGAACACAGACCAATCTGTTGGCTTATGATGTCTACAATAATTCAGATTTATTCTACAGAGAG gtAGCAGATGGGGCCAATGCAATTGTGCTGGGGACGTTGGGAGACATTACCTCTCCTCTTGCAATTATTGGTGGAAATTGTGCTCTGCAGGGTTTCAATCATGAAGGAAATGATCTCTTTTGGACG GTGACTGGAGATAACGTTCACTCCTTGGCCTTGTGTGACTTTGATGGTGATGGGAAGAAAGAG CTTCTTGTTGGATCTGAGGATTTTGATATCCGAGTTTTCAAAGAAGATGAGATTGTGGCAGAAATGTCAGAAACAGAG ATCATCACCTCTCTTTGCCCCATGTATGGCAGTCGATTTGGTTATGCCCTTTCCAATGGCACCGTTGGAGTTTATGACAAAACAGCCCGATACTGGAGAATTAAA TCCAAAAATCAAGCCATGAGTATTCATGCTTTTGACCTTAACTCTGATGGAGTGTGTGAACTGATAACTGGTTGGTCCAATGGGAAG GTCGATGCTCGAAGTGACCGGACTGGGGAGGTCATCTTTAAGGACAACTTTTCATCTGCGATTGCTGGTGTGGTGGAGGGAGATTACCGGATGGAGGGCTGTCAACAGTTAATCTGCTGCTCGGTGGATGGAGAAA TCCGAGGCTACCTGCCGGGCACGGCTGAGATGAGAGGCAACCTCATGGACATCAGCGTAGAGCAGGACCTGATCCGAGAGCTGAGTCAGAAAAAACAGAACCTGTTGCTGGAGCTTCGCAACTATGAGGAAAACGCCAAG GCTGAGCTGAGCAGTCCACTGAACGAGGCTGATGGGCATCGGGGCGTGATCCCGGCCAACACCAAGCTCCACACCGCCCTCTCCGTCAGCCTGGGGAGCGAGGCGCAGGCCGCCCATGCCGAGCTGTGCATTTCCACCTCTAATG ACACCATCATCCGAGCAGTGTTGATTTTTGCGGAGGGCGTTTTTGCAGGTGAAAGCCACGTGGTGCACCCCAGTGTCCACCACCTCTCCAGCTCCGTCCGCATCCCCATCACACCTCCCAAGGACATCCCCGTGGACCTGCACTTGAAAACCTTCGTGGGCTACAGGAGCAG CACCCAGTTTCACGTGTTTGAGCTGACAAGACAGCTACCCCGATTCTCCATGTATGCGCTCACCAGCCCGGACCCTGCCAGTGAGCCCCTCAGTTACGTCAACTTTATCATCGCAGAACGGGCCCAGAGG GTTGTTATGTGGCTCAACCAGAACTTTCTGTTACCAGAGGATACTAACATTCAGAACGCTCCATTTCAAGTGTGTTTCACATCCCTACGGAACGGTGGCCAGctatatataaagataaaactTAGTGGAGAG ATCACTGTAAATACTGATGATATCGATTTGGCTGGTGATATCATCCAGTCGATGGCATCGTTTTTCGCTATTGAAGACCTTCAGGTCGAAGCCGATTTCCCTGTCTACTTTGAAGAATTACGAAAGGTGCTAGTTAAG GTGGATGAATACCACTCAGTGCATCAAAAGCTCAGTGCTGACATGGCTGATAACTCTAACCTGATCCGTAGTTTGCTGGTCCGAGCTGAAGATGCCCGTCTGATGAGGGACAT GAAAACGATGAAGAATCGCTATATGGAACTCTATGACCTTAATAAAGACTTGCTCAATGGATATAAAATTCGCTGTAACAATCACACAGAACTGTTGGGAAGCCTCAAAGCGGTAAATCAAGCCATTCAAAGAGCAGGTCATCTGCGTG